One genomic region from Quercus robur chromosome 4, dhQueRobu3.1, whole genome shotgun sequence encodes:
- the LOC126721670 gene encoding serine/threonine-protein phosphatase 7 long form homolog, which translates to MTITLQDIAILTRLPIDGNTVCGPINLIWSTECRDLLGVTPPATALNFGGLKITWVRDTFSNLPEVANAITTQQHARAYMFQVLALLFGNKSQSRLHCCFLKLLEDFGVAGEYSWGSATLAYLYKELCTTAIKKSTEIAGPVFILQLWAWEHLPYLTPIPINPINLNGDNPYGCRWDTKRTFTHTPTHVLRAYRSNHDTHNNKQVVWTPYDNYMHPWCLAERNIWTTTAPLLCFQIVEYYHPERIMQQFELLQRCPRWPTNNLDKSVHCVKLTGKSTVNWRMQHDQYYQRWNMRAKLLVGDDHFDSSVDYATWYQQNGHLFTTPEAAAHMYQQTEVNNMLNLAVAIQQRNDLTAQQVLPPIVEGLTRLKLSMEANISSVPTERVTTFGRRQRRQGRQP; encoded by the exons ATGACTATAACTCTACAGGATATAGCAATCCTTACAAGATTGCCTATTGATGGCAATACAGTGTGCGGGCCAATAAATTTGATTTGGAGTACAGAATGTCGTGATTTACTTGGGGTGACACCACCTGCAACAGCATTGAATTTTGGTGGCCTTAAAATAACATGGGTAAGGGATACATTCTCAAACCTACCAGAGGTTGCCAATGCTATAACAACCCAACAGCATGCTAGGGCATACATGTTTCAGGTTTTGGCTTTACTATTTGGAAATAAGAGCCAAAGTAGATTGCATTGCTGCTTTCTCAAGCTGTTAGAGGACTTTGGTGTAGCTGGGGAATATAGCTGGGGTAGTGCTACACTTGCTTACCTTTATAAAGAGCTGTGTACTACTGCTATTAAAAAAAGCACAGAAATTGCAGGTCCTGTTTTCATATTACAATTATGGGCGTGGGAGCATCTTCCATATCTGACCCCAATTCCAATAAATCCAATAAATTTAAATGGCGACAACCCATACGGTTGTAG GTGGGATACCAAGAGAACGTTTACTCACACACCAACACATGTTTTGCGTGCGTACCGTTCTAATCACGATACACATAATAATAAACAG GTTGTTTGGACACCATACGATAACTATATGCATCCATGGTGTCTTGCAGAAAGAAATATATGGACTACAACAGCGCCATTGCTGTGCTTCCAAATTGTAGAGTATTACCACCCAGAAAGAATCATGCAACAGTTTGAGTTGTTGCAAAGATGTCCAAGGTGGCCTACCAACAATTTGGATAAATCTGTGCATTGTGTAAAGTTGACAGGAAAGTCCACTGTCAATTGGAGAATGCAACATGACCAATACTACCAGCGTTGGAACATGCGAGCTAAACTTCTAGTTGGAGATGACCATTTTGATTCAAGTGTGGACTACGCAACATGGTACCAGCAAAATGGTCACCTATTCACAACACCAGAGGCGGCTGCCCATATGTACCAa CAAACTGAGGTCAATAATATGTTAAATTTAGCTGTTGCAATCCAACAGAGGAATGATCTCACAGCACAACAAGTCCTTCCACCAATAGTAGAGGGCCTTACCCGACTGAAGTTGTCAATGGAAGCAAATATTTCCTCCGTCCCTACTGAAAGGGTGACAACCTTCGGGCGACGACAAAGGCGCCAAGGAAGACAGCCGTAA
- the LOC126721051 gene encoding probably inactive leucine-rich repeat receptor-like protein kinase IMK2: MDQPHYTSLIFFILLFLPLSLQQQNSKLSISDLNALKTIKASLTDIPRSTFFSSWDFTAPNPCSSFSGLTCSLISSSLRVTILSLGTGLSDSPGLAGSLSFALSQLTELTQLVLFPGLVTGPIPSQLGKLTNLRVISLTNNRLTGPIPTSLSSLTNLHTLDLSYNQLTGSIPPGLTELARLKVLILASNSLSGELPTVSTQLLHLDLKRNRLNGKLPLLPLSLRYLSVSENTMWGPLNALDSLSELVYLDLSMNKFSGPIPTSLFNPTLSSLLLQRNNLSGGLPQRADPTKSSSYGDGSIVDLSHNFLSGEISTVLVGVESVFLNNNRLIGTVPKEYTKSLYLGTTKTLYLQHNYLTGINLEYRMKLPDTTSLCLLYNCMVPPPVGVRACPASAGSQISRPARQCYKV; encoded by the coding sequence ATGGACCAACCACATTACacctctctcattttcttcatCCTTCTCTTCCTACCTTTATCACTTCAACAGCAAAACTCAAAGCTCAGTATCTCAGATCTCAATGCACTAAAAACCATCAAAGCCTCACTCACAGACATCCCTCGTTCCACATTCTTCTCCTCCTGGGACTTCACCGCACCCAATCCCTGCTCTTCATTTTCTGGCCTCACTTGCTCTCTCATTTCCTCTTCTCTCCGAGTCACCATTCTCTCACTCGGCACTGGCCTCTCCGACTCACCTGGTCTTGCTGGGTCACTCTCTTTTGCCCTCTCTCAACTCACCGAATTAACCCAACTCGTCCTCTTCCCAGGCCTAGTCACCGGTCCAATCCCATCCCAACTCGGCAAACTCACAAACCTCCGAGTCATCTCCTTAACTAACAACCGCTTAACCGGTCCCATAcccacctctctctcttccttaacAAACCTCCACACCCTCGACCTGAGTTACAACCAACTCACTGGGTCAATCCCACCGGGTCTCACTGAGTTAGCCCGACTCAAAGTCCTCATTCTAGCCTCAAACTCTCTATCCGGCGAGTTACCCACCGTGTCGACCCAGCTGTTACATTTAGATTTGAAAAGAAACAGACTCAACGGGAAACTTCCGTTACTACCGTTATCCCTACGTTACTTGTCGGTTTCGGAGAATACGATGTGGGGCCCACTCAATGCCTTGGATTCACTCTCCGAGTTAGTGTACCTCGACTTAAGTATGAACAAATTCAGTGGGCCCATCCCGACCTCACTCTTCAATCCCACACTCTCTTCATTACTATTACAACGGAACAATTTATCTGGTGGGCTCCCACAAAGAGCGGACCCCACCAAATCATCATCCTACGGTGATGGTTCGATCGTGGACTTGAGTCATAACTTCTTATCTGGGGAGATATCGACGGTTCTGGTTGGGGTGGAGAGCGTGTTCTTGAATAACAACCGTCTGATTGGTACAGTGCCTAAGGAGTACACTAAGAGCTTGTACCTTGGTACCACCAAGACCTTGTACTTGCAACACAATTATCTCACAGGGATTAATTTGGAGTATAGAATGAAGTTGCCGGATACGACGTCGTTGTGCTTGCTGTATAACTGCATGGTCCCACCACCTGTTGGGGTTAGAGCGTGTCCAGCCAGTGCCGGATCACAGATCTCAAGGCCAGCGAGGCAGTGCTACAAAGTTTGA